The nucleotide window CGTGCCCATAAGGGGACCCTATTTTTAGACGAAATTGGAGACATGCCTTTAGAAGTTCAAGGGCATTTACTGCACTTTTTGGAGTCGAAAGAGGTACACAGTCTAGGTTCTGACAGTAATTGCAGTGTCGACTGCCGAGTTGTAGCGGCGACCAACGAGCCGATCGACGCCTTGATTGCGCGAGGTGATTTTCGTCAAGATCTATTCTATCGTCTCAATGTTCTACCTCTTTCCATTCCACCGCTTCGTGAGCGGGCTGATGATATCTTAGAGCTTGCTAATGACTTTTTATCCAAGGAAATGGCCGCGCTTGGGCGCTCGGACATTCGCCTGTCAGAGAGCAGTTATACGGTCTTGAAGCACCACTTATGGCCTGGAAATATTCGTGAACTTAAAAACGTGATACGAAGGGCGGTGGTGCTGGTTCAAGGTAATATTATCGAGCCGGACGCACTCGGTCTTGATGCGATTTGTAGTTTTCAAGCCTTGGGGCACAATCGCTTGTGTTCAAAGGACTTAGAGCAGGTCATTCGTGAGCATAAGTTCAACATGACAGCCGCTGCTCGCTACCTCAATATCTCTCGCCCAACCTTGTATCGCTTGATCAAGAAACACAATTTAGATCTCGACAGTTAACGGAAAGGGTTTACACCTTGTAACACCCCTCTATATCTCGGATCTTTTTTTATATCAGTACCTTACTGGATTTTACTGTCCCCTATCTATCGCGAGGTTGTTTAAAAACAATAAGTTAGGTGCTGGTATAAGAATTGCTCATATAGGAGTTCAATCATCACTCGTAAGGAGTATGGAATGAACTCTCAGCGAACCACAACAGCGCAGCGGCTTTGTTATTCTGCTGTATTAGCGTCTTCTTTAGCGCTAGCAGGCCATGCGCAAGCTAAACTCGACGGCGCCATTTTTACCACTACCCCCGGTGGGGAGATCGTCAATGAAAATGTGCGCTATGAATCCAAACTTGAAGTTTTCCTTGATGGCGGTCCAGGGCCCAATGCTCCAGGGACAGCCGCCGCGCTTCCGGCTGGTTATTATTACTTCCAAGTGACTAATCCTTCTGGTAAGTGTTTGTTGTCAAGCGTTGAGCCGGACGCAGGTGTGAATGGTGGGACATGTTATGAAGCAGTGAAGGGTAAAGGTGGGCCGAAAAACGCAGAAACATTTGTGGCAGAGCCTCTCGAGTGTCGCCTTTTTTACTTTGATGGTGAGGATGGTATAACACTCACTAATTCAACCTATACAGTGACACAAAAAGTCAAAGGGCAATGGGTAGAGCAAGAGATACCTTGTCAGCATCTACTGGGAAGTGAATATCTAGCACAGAATGGCGGTGAGCTCTCTGAAGGAGACACCATCCAATTGTTCCCATTTGCGAATACGCCCAATTCTGGCGGCGTTTACAAAGCTTGGGTGTCAACCTATGACAGTGTTTATAACGCCTGTAACGGGAATGTTTATAACGGTGAAACGGGTGAAAATTGTAGTGGCTTCTTTGGCTTTATTCCCAAGTTCTCAAAAACAGACAACTTCAAGGTGCGCTTAGGAGACAAAGAAACACCGGTCACTTACGACATTGGATTACGTGCGTTTCATGATAAAAACCTGAATTGTCAGTACGATCCGGATTACACGACGCCAGCTAACGGTGATGAACTCATTGAAAGCTGGGACTTTGGTGTGACAGACCCGCTTGCACTTAGAAACATCTTCCGCACCACCAATTCAGAAGCATTCCCAATCACCTTTAGTGTGTTAGAGCAAGAGATGCTGGCTTGGTCTGTAGACCACTTTATGTGGTTCGCGTCGGTCAACAATGTCGCTCCACTCAATGCCAACTTTACTCACTTTACGACCTTTGCGGAGCTACGTAATTATGCCGCGCAACACAACGATGGCGCTTTGCGTCTCGGCTTTGTATCACCTTTGGCGTGTGATCAAGGGGTGGGACCTGCCGTGATCAGTCGAGACTCTGGTGAGCAGACC belongs to Vibrio sp. 10N and includes:
- a CDS encoding sigma-54 interaction domain-containing protein, whose protein sequence is MTGLSGVSKAIDITNKRISKYAASDSEILIQGETGVGKSRCAKLIHELSKRHQGPFVEINCGSIPRPLIESELFGHEKGAFTGAVKKHVGFIKRAHKGTLFLDEIGDMPLEVQGHLLHFLESKEVHSLGSDSNCSVDCRVVAATNEPIDALIARGDFRQDLFYRLNVLPLSIPPLRERADDILELANDFLSKEMAALGRSDIRLSESSYTVLKHHLWPGNIRELKNVIRRAVVLVQGNIIEPDALGLDAICSFQALGHNRLCSKDLEQVIREHKFNMTAAARYLNISRPTLYRLIKKHNLDLDS